A section of the Chryseobacterium scophthalmum genome encodes:
- a CDS encoding NAD(P)H-binding protein, whose product MKALIIGATGATGKDLVNQLLQDNDFEEVNVFVRKPLSIQNKKLKTHVVDFEKYEDWKNLVKGDVAFSCLGTTLKDAGSKDAQRKVDFDYQYQFAKAAKENNVDDYILVSAYGANPKSKIFYSKMKGELEEAVKKLHFNKITIFKPGMLERKDSERTGEVLGSRIIKFANTLGLFESQKPLPTNILAKAMINSSKIKSNGYSSIKLGNIFCFAEKSNT is encoded by the coding sequence ATGAAAGCTTTAATAATCGGTGCTACAGGTGCTACAGGAAAAGATTTGGTAAATCAGTTGTTACAGGATAACGATTTTGAGGAAGTGAATGTTTTTGTAAGAAAACCTCTATCTATTCAAAACAAAAAGTTAAAAACTCATGTTGTTGATTTTGAAAAATATGAAGACTGGAAAAATCTGGTTAAAGGTGATGTTGCATTTTCTTGTCTCGGAACCACACTTAAAGATGCAGGAAGCAAAGATGCCCAGAGAAAAGTTGATTTCGATTATCAATATCAATTTGCAAAAGCTGCAAAAGAAAATAATGTGGATGATTATATTCTGGTTTCGGCTTATGGAGCCAATCCTAAATCAAAAATATTTTACTCTAAAATGAAAGGAGAACTTGAAGAAGCCGTAAAAAAACTTCATTTTAATAAAATTACCATTTTCAAACCTGGAATGCTCGAAAGAAAAGATTCTGAAAGAACAGGAGAAGTTTTGGGAAGCAGAATTATAAAATTCGCCAATACATTGGGGCTTTTCGAAAGCCAAAAACCTTTGCCAACCAATATTTTAGCTAAAGCAATGATTAATTCTTCCAAAATAAAAAGTAATGGCTACTCGAGTATCAAACTGGGAAATATTTTCTGTTTTGCTGAGAAAAGTAATACTTAA
- a CDS encoding MmcQ/YjbR family DNA-binding protein: MDANEILDYCLAKKGVTESFPFDNETLVLKVGVKIFLLMSLERQPLSINVKTDPEWSEELREQHPQITGAFHMNKTHWNSVSLDGLKRDLILKMIDQSYDLVFKSLTKKAKEEINSI; encoded by the coding sequence ATGGATGCCAACGAAATTTTAGATTATTGTCTTGCAAAAAAAGGAGTGACAGAAAGTTTTCCGTTCGATAACGAAACTTTAGTTTTAAAAGTAGGAGTTAAAATTTTTCTGTTGATGTCTTTAGAAAGACAGCCTTTAAGTATCAATGTAAAAACAGATCCTGAATGGAGCGAAGAACTTCGTGAGCAACACCCACAGATTACAGGTGCATTTCACATGAATAAAACCCATTGGAATTCTGTTTCCTTAGATGGATTGAAAAGAGATTTAATTTTAAAAATGATAGATCAGTCGTATGATTTGGTTTTTAAATCTTTGACGAAGAAAGCAAAAGAGGAAATTAACTCTATTTAG